From a region of the Lactuca sativa cultivar Salinas chromosome 4, Lsat_Salinas_v11, whole genome shotgun sequence genome:
- the LOC111900818 gene encoding tRNase Z TRZ3, mitochondrial, whose translation MNTMPQITNLRLLFSTATNHPNPSFFLSSFKPNSLLKFNNKFPTKLHKSSSSSSSSSYPFFTCLSSSRKPHRYNSKSFNPNRRISTGNTSSLKQSDNKEESGLSSKKMELEMEDPKKAGMAAGFNKKRAEGRDKSSRPKDLKLKVRRLNPVNTISYVQVLGTGMDTQDTSPSVLLFFDKQRFIFNAGEGLQRFCTEHKIKLSKIDHIFLSRVCSETAGGLPGLLLTLAGTGEEGISVNVWGPSDFKYLVDAMKSFIPNAAMVHSRCFGTLDKNPEKLHDQLKLIDDEVVKISAILLRPNCPETQGHKEDDFSLKSSDVSVLYICELPEIRGKFDLEKARSLGLRPGPKYRELQEGISVKSDLKDIMVHPDDVLGPSVPGPIVLLVDCPTLSHFQELLLSTSALDTFYGETPNKRVNCVIHLSPALIVNSSDYQKWMSRFHGAEHIIAGHQMKNVEIPILQSSARVAARLNYLCPQFFPAPGYWSLENLKSSMPPVINEDTDLKTISAENLLKFHLRPLAQLGLDRSNVPKTVGPTEIINDLLLEIPEISDASQQVGQLWKVDQNTIKEEPWLNSQSGVPSCLEDITRENVEIVLLGTGSSQPSKYRNVSSIFINLFSKGSVLLDCGEGTLGQLKRRFGIEGADNAVKGLKCIWISHIHADHHTGLARILALRRDLLKRVPHDPLIVIGPRQLKRFLDAYQRLEDLDMQFLDCRHTTDSKNTFQDSNLFTKGSQMQSQWKRPNSPVDMTLVSPIINNLKEVLKDAGLDDVISFPVVHCPQAFGVVLKGRGKIGNNGEIINGWKIVYSGDTRPCPELIKAAQGATVLIHEATFEDALVEEAIARNHSTTEEAIGVGNSAGAYRIILTHFSQRYPKIPVFDETYMHKTCIAFDMMSVNFADLHVLPRVLPYLKLLFKNEMVVDEADDVDNVATAAA comes from the exons ATGAACACAATGCCCCAAATTACAAACCTTCGCCTCCTTTTCTCCACTGCTACCAATCACCCTAAtccctctttctttctctcttcttTCAAACCCAATTCCCTCCTCAAATTCAACAACAAATTTCCCACTAAACTCcacaaatcttcttcttcttcttcttcttcttcttacccTTTCTTCACCTGTCTTTCATCGTCAAGGAAACCGCACAGATACAATTCCAAATCGTTCAATCCCAATCGTAGAATCAGTACCGGTAACACCAGCTCTTTGAAGCAGAGTGATAACAAAGAGGAAAGTGGGTTATCATCAAAGAAAATGGAGCTTGAAATGGAAGACCCCAAGAAGGCTGGAATGGCTGCTGGGTTTAATAAGAAAAGGGCAGAGGGTAGAGATAAAAGTAGTAGACCTAAAGACCTTAAACTAAAAGTTCGAAGACTTAATCCTGTTAATACAATATCGTATGTCCAG GTTTTAGGAACCGGTATGGATACTCAAGACACATCTCCATCAGTTTTGCTCTTCTTCGACAAACAGAGATTTATATTCAATGCTGGAGAA GGGTTGCAACGATTTTGTACAGAGCATAAAATTAAGCTATCAAAG ATTGATCACATATTTCTTTCACGTGTCTGCTCTGAAACCGCTGGTGGACTACCAG GTCTTCTTCTGACATTAGCTGGAACTGGTGAAGAGGGTATATCTGTAAATGTATGGGGACCTTCAGATTTCAAGTATTTAGTTGATGCAATGAAATCATTCATTCCAAATGCAGCCATGGTTCACAGCAGATGTTTTGGTACATTGGACAAAAACCCTGAAAAACTCCATGATCAACTCAAGCTTATCGATGATGAAGTTGTCAAAATATCCGCTATTTTGTTAAGACCAAATTGCCCTGAAACTCAGGGGCATAAAGAAGATGATTTTTCATTAAAGTCTAGTGATGTTTCTGTTTTATATATTTGTGAGTTACCCGAAATCAGGGGTAAATTCGACCTAGAAAAAGCCAGATCACTTGGACTAAGACCTGGACCAAAATATCGCGAATTACAAGAAGGGATTTCTGTGAAATCAGATTTAAAAGACATCATG GTTCATCCTGATGATGTTCTTGGACCTTCTGTCCCTGGGCCCATTGTCCTCCTTGTAGATTGTCCTACATTATCTCATTTTCAAGAATTATTATTATCCACATCAGCTCTTGACACTTTCTATGGTGAAACACCTAACAAAAGGGTCAATTGTGTGATTCATTTAAGTCCTGCATTGATTGTAAACTCTAGTGATTATcaaaaatggatgtcaagatttCATGGAGCAGAGCACATTATTGCAGGACACCAGAT GAAGAATGTTGAGATCCCAATTCTGCAATCTAGTGCAAGAGTTGCAGCTCGGCTTAATTATTTATGTCCACAGTTCTTTCCAGCTCCTGGTTATTGGTCTCTTGAAAACCTAAAAAGTTCAATGCCACCTGTCATAAATGAG GATACTGATTTAAAAACTATATCTGCTGAAAATCTCCTCAAG TTCCATTTACGCCCATTAGCACAGCTAGGGTTAGACAGATCCAATGTCCCAAAAACCGTGGGTCCCACTGAGATCATCAATGACCTACTTTTGGAAATACCAGAGATATCTGATGCATCCCAACAAGTTGGTCAACTTTGGAAAGTTGACCAAAACACAATTAAAGAAGAACCTTGGTTGAATAGTCAAAGTGGTGTTCCAAGTTGTTTGGAGGATATTACACGGGAAAATGTCGAAATTGTCCTTCTAGGAACTGGTTCTTCTCAACCTTCTAAATATAGAAATGTTAGTTCTATCTTCATCAATCTTTTCTCTAAAGGTAGTGTGCTTTTAGATTGTGGTGAAGGAACTCTTGGACAACTAAAAAGAAG ATTTGGGATTGAAGGAGCAGATAATGCAGTTAAAGgtttaaaatgtatttggatttcACATATCCATGCAGATCACCACACAGGTCTAGCAAGAATCCTTGCTTTGAGACGCGATTTATTAAAACGGGTCCCACATGATCCATTAATTGTCATTGGCCCTCGACAATTAAAAAGATTTCTTGATGCATATCAAAGACTCGAGGATTTAGACATGCAGTTTCTTGATTGTAGGCATACAACAGACTCAAAAAACACTTTTCAAGATTCTAATTTGTTTACAAAAGGAAGTCAAATGCAGAGTCAATGGAAAAGACCAAATAGCCCTGTGGATATGACCTTAGTGTCTCCCATTATCAACAACTTGAAGGAAGTGCTGAAAGATGCAGGTTTAGATGATGTCATTAGTTTCCCTGTTGTTCATTGCCCTCAAGCTTTTGGTGTTGTTTTGAAAGGGAGGGGTAAAATTGGAAATAATGGTGAAATTATAAACGGGTGGAAGATTGTTTATTCGGGTGACACGCGACCATGTCCTGAATTAATCAAAGCTGCTCAAGGAGCAACGGTTCTTATACATGAG GCAACTTTTGAGGATGCATTGGTGGAGGAGGCGATAGCAAGAAATCACAGTACAACCGAAGAGGCGATTGGAGTGGGGAACAGTGCGGGTGCATATCGGATAATTCTTACCCATTTTAGTCAAAGATACCCGAAAATACCCGTTTTTGATGAAACTTATATGCATAAAACATGCATTGCTTTTGATATGATGAGTGTAAATTTTGCTGATTTACATGTGCTTCCAAGAGTGCTTCCTTACCTTAAACTGCTGTTTaagaatgaaatggttgttgatgaAGCGGATGATGTTGACAATGTTGCCACTGCTGCTGCATGA
- the LOC111900827 gene encoding cysteine-rich receptor-like protein kinase 34 produces MSSSFMREFAHLQIPLESIICATNNFANSNFIAKGAYGKVYKGDFSSSEGPTISAVKRWNPLNEEGGPEFGREIMLLSENIHENLITLLGFCDEKKERILVYEYAPNKSLDFHLEDPKLTWVRRLKICLETARGLQ; encoded by the coding sequence ATGTCCTCATCTTTCATGAGAGAGTTTGCACACCTCCAAATTCCACTAGAATCCATTATATGTGCCACTAACAACTTTGCTAACAGCAACTTCATTGCGAAAGGTGCATATGGTAAAGTATACAAAGGAGATTTCTCAAGCTCGGAGGGTCCAACCATCAGTGCTGTAAAGCGCTGGAATCCTTTGAATGAAGAGGGAGGTCCGGAGTTTGGAAGGGAGATCATGTTGCTTTCCGAAAATATACATGAAAATCTCATCACACTCTTAGGATTCTGTGATGAGAAGAAGGAAAGAATCCTTGTGTATGAGTATGCACCTAATAAAAGCCTCGACTTTCATCTAGAAGACCCCAAATTGACGTGGGTTCGACGTCTCAAGATATGTCTTGAGACTGCACGTGGTTTGCAGTAG